In the genome of Podospora pseudocomata strain CBS 415.72m chromosome 7, whole genome shotgun sequence, the window gtcgtcgtcaccgTAGCAGAAGTAGGCGAGCTCGAAGTCCCTCCTCTCAACCTCGGCCTCAACGGAGCAGGCGCATCCCCCAAAGCCACCGGATCAGTCTGCACCCTACTCCCCACCCTAACCGGCTCAGGAAACTGCGCCGGCGGCAACGGAACCGTGGCGCTCCTCCCACTACTCGACGTCCGTCTCCTACTCCTCCCCGGCTCCTGCACCTCCAGTCTCCCAGCAAAACTGGTACTCGGTGGATACCTCCCCCTAGGCTCCCTGTCACTCTCATTCCCACTCTGACTCGGCGCCCGTGAGTGAACCGTATGCCTACTCGCCGGCCGTGACccctccctcgtcgtcgtaaCCACACCAGTCGCCGTCCTACTCCTCGGCCTGACCCCCTCAGTATTATGACTCCTCGAACTagtcccactccccctcaccctccccccctcgtTATTCCTCACCCGTTCCCTATGCCTCCGTCTATACGCCTCCGTTATCCTCCGACTAAGTTCATCATTGTTCTCCAAATCAATATTGTCCAAatccaacccatccagcaacccctcctcctgaaTCTGCCTCgcaaactcctccacctcccgtTCAATATCCCTCGCATCCACCCCTTCCGTACTGATTAAACTCCTGAGGCTGCTCTGGTGAGTAACCTCCcgttccctctccctcctcctttccctccttcGCTCACCACTatccccccttctccgccccaacccctccgttGCCTCCCTCAAACTAACAGCCTGCACCCGttccaacaacctcctctcctcctcatcccgtTCCACTTCCTCCCTCGTCCTATCCTGAAACGGCAGTCGCGGCATTATGTCTTCTCCCCGTTTATActgcccatccatctccctcttctcctcctcgctcttgaTCCTCTCACAAGTAGGATTGATCCTTTCAAACATTTCTAGTAGTGTCGCCACCCTAGCATCATGTTTCGTGTCCCTTACCCTATCCCGGCAACTCGGACAAGTGTACACGGCGAAAtcgggcgggggagggggaccggggcgggagaggagggaggaggcttgGAAGGAGAACCAGGACTTCAGGCAGGGGGCGCAGAAGGTGTGCAGGCAGTCCAGGAGGGTTAGGggggtgtggaggaggtcggtgcAGATCTGCAGCACGGGAACATCAGTAGTCGTCGGGgtaggaggggagggatggggcTTACGGAGCAGGTGAGTTCCGCCTCTAGGGAAATCGCCGGGCCTGGGTTGGTTGAGGTCGACATCGTGAGACAGTAAGGGCCCGTCGCCCCCGGACCCGAGAGTGTGGTTGAACGAACGGGCGGGCGGGATCGATTTCGGGACGGGGGGTAAGGTGAGTTGACGAAAAAATAAGGGCCCAACTGCTgtgttcttgtccttgaaTCGTTGCAAGTATCGGTGTGAACCACCAAATCGGCGGGGGTGATAGGTAAAGATCTACAGCGTTAAATCCGCAAGAAACCCGAGATAAAAAAGACACTAGAACCCTCTCCGGGGTCCCGAGTATATACATACACAAATACGAATCCACGCCGAGAAAACTGGGCACCGTCAAAATCAACCTCAAAGTGCAGGGCTGAGCTTGCTGACATCGCTCTCCATCCAACTGCAGCTCGCCCTGCCCGCCCATCACCAGGCGGGGCAAATCGTGGGGCTCTCCATAATCTCCACTGATGTCCCCCCAGGATCATGCATATACCGATGGATAAACGATCAGTACCGGATTCCCAGATTCAAATCGTCTAGAAATGCACACAAACTCGTCATATCAAACTCATTACAGCTATAAATAATGCAAGGCTATGTACGCACACCATGTCGTCTATGCAATCTACCCAACTAAATGACgaccacccaaccccccccccttccccccttaTTCATACCTCAACACTCTCCCACCTCGCTATCATCCCGCCTCCTCGTGAGAACCAATGCCGGATTTCCGTGCATGTTGTGATTCCAACTACTACCaaaaaaccccccccccaaaaaaaacccatGTATATGACATTATgcaaaaaaaggaaaaaaaaacaagtTTCTGAATCTGGAACACTCATCAACGCCTAAACCCCCTATCCTACCCTACGCCTTTCAAACCAAACCGATATTAcagaaaggggaaaaaaaacatGGAAAGAAGCCTGTTGTTACATCTCGTCGTTCTTGACGGATGGCTCGCCCTCGTACTCTTTGCACATACCATACCATGCCCTAGAACGACAGCCGGCTGTTTCTGTTACTGTTGGAGCAGGCGTCGTGCTGGGCatggttggtggaggggtaaTAGTGGACTGCTCGGTAGTTGTCGTGGAGCTTGTGCCTATTGTTGTGATATCATCATAGCATCCCCAGAATCGGCCTGGGGTGGCGcatgaggtggtgggagtgggagtgggcgTGGGAGTTGTTGAAGTGATTGTCGTTGTCAAGGTTGTCTTATCCTTGCAACCAAACCATCCCCTAGATCTGTTAGCGCAGTGTTTCTATTGAGTCCATATTCACAAACTTACGGAGTCAGGCACGTGGTGGTCGTTGCCGTTGTGGTAACAGTAGTAGTAGTAATTGTgcccgtggtggtggtggtagtctCATCCAGGCAGCCCCACCATCCTGGTGTCTTGCAAGTCTCAGTTCGGGTCCTTGTCTTTTCGGTGGACGTGGCCGATGTCGACGTCGTCGTAGTCTCTGTGCCGTTGCTCTCGTACATCTTCCAATTGCCACAGTCTCTGCACTCTGGCGTAAACTTGCACTTGGCCGCTTCATCATACTTGAGGATGACATCGTGAATGACGGATCGAATCTTGTGCGTACCAATTCCGACGCGCCACCCCTTGTCAGCCACCGTATCGTACACACACTCCATGCCTGTGTGACAGGCTGTTTCTAGAGCATAACCGCCGTACGAGCAAGAAGCAGTGGCTCCGTTGCAGGTACCAATGTAGATCGGGTCGGCGGTGTGTCCAAAGTGAAAGGCGCCCGTGTACCGCCTAGCTTGCGGTGCTTCCGGGTCAGCACCAGGAGGCACGGGCAAGCCCAGTCTGCTGGCCGGCAAGGCTTCCGGAACGGCCTGGAAGGTCACGGTCGGAACGCCATACGTAAGGCCGAGGAAAGAGCTGACAGCACCTCCGAGAGAGTGGCCAGTCAACCAGATGTTGGCATTGGGATAGAGCTCCGTAACATTGGCATAGAGCTCACGGCCCGCCTGGTAGTAGCGGTTCTCCTCCCGCAACGCCTGAGTAACGCACGTCGTGTTGCAAGTATAGGTCGACGTCGCGCAAGAGCAAACCTGCCGCCATGTCCAGGGTCCTTGCTGagcgcagcagcaactgAAAAAGAGGTTATCGTTTTCTTTATCGTTGGTCGTCGTGCCATCACCGTCAAAGACGGCAAGCGAGGTGCCCTTCAAGCCAATCACTACCGTCGAGTTGGTCTGATCCGCAAAGATATGTCCACGCAATCCATCGCCCTGCCAACCAAAGTCGGCACTTCTGTTGAACGGCcttccaacctcttcccaatcggcctctccctcgtGCTCCACGTAGGCGTCGGCTGCCATGTATGCCATCGTCAGGACTGTCTGCTTATCGGTAATATTGGGCCCTGGAACCTCGTCCATGGTCCACGCCGATGGGGCAAGAACCGAAACAAAACCCTGTTGTCTTGATTGAGCCACGAGGGGGTCTACCACGGCGGGTCTGCGGTCGACCAACCGCTGTATCGTCACCGCGTCACTCTGCGCTCGGAGCGGGCCAATGCGCTCGCGGCCGTATCCATCTTCGGCGGCCAAAAAGATGTTCGCTTTTGTCGCATCGACATCCTGTTTTCGGTGAAGGCCGGGGTGCTTGTGAGTACCATGGTGGAAGACGTGGCGCAAGGTCTGGTGGCAGATTGATGGGTTAGCCCACTCGTCATACACAGCGATAAGATAACAAGACTTACAAAGGTGTGTTCGGCAGGCTGTGGGGCTTCTGGTGATAGACCTGGAATCGGAGAGATGTCTATTGGTATAGGTAGCACCTGTTGCGCATCTCCCTGGTGATTTCTGGGCGCTGTCGCGATGGTAGTCccggagagggcgaggaaggacaACAGTAGCTGGGCGGTGACCCGTCCATTCGATGTGCACTGGGCACctgcctccttcctcctccaccacatcatgGCCGGCGTGTTATTGTGGCGATGGGAGGGTTGAGGGTAAGGTGATGACGGTTGATGGTAGATGCTGTCCGTCAACTGTTGGCTACGGGTGAATCATGAGTGAAATCGCTGGTTGAATGAACggtgaaagagagagagagactaGATCCCCGCGTGTTGCTGGCATCCATATGACGACGCAAGGTTGGGTGCATGGGCGCGCTGATCGGAAAAGGATACGCCACCGCCAATCAGCGCCGCTAAACCTTTGCGGTACCTGCCTATGGCGCATCAAAGAGGCTCAACTTTTGGTTACTCGATATTCTCATCTTCATCTATGCGTAGTTCATAATATTGAAGTCTCCTAAGTCATTTAATCGCTGAATATATCTATCTTGCctcccttctcaacatcatcttaTGGACCTTGTTCCCAAAGATACCTCCAGAGCATGTGTCACGCTGCTGCGAGCAGATGCATGGCATTGATAACAACAACTGGCAGGCCAAGTATCTTCCCTGCCATTGGACAGCAAAAGGTACTCCGCTTCGAGTGGAGCGATAACAGCCTCATCTAACCCCGGATCTGCTGGGCCTCGTTGTCCCATGACATACATCAACAACTCACCCGTTGAGTTGGTTGGTGCCTGCTGATGACTGAAGGCGGTGACAAAGACCTTTTTTTCGTCTTTTTAGATCTTCCAACTAGATTTCGCTGAACCACTTCTCTTCAGTATATTCTCAGCACTCAGTAGCTCTCGAAGAATATCCATTGTATAGTGTAATCCCAAGGCCATGACTGGTTGAAGCAGTGATGCTCCAAGATCGTAGTCCATGTGCTATAAACATGCATACCTTCCGTCTGTCCCTACAATCGTCATCGGCTACGAGTCTCACCTTGCAGcccctttcctttctttcccaGTCATTTCAGAATTCGGGTCCTCCAGAAGGCGAGGCCAGTCTCGTGCGCACCTTGAAGGCTGGCGGCGTCCGATAACAAACCTCTTATCGGACCCACCACGAGTACGTACCTCGCCCAGCACCGGCACCCTCAACTGTGACAGCTCGAACAAGAGCTCCGTTTCTCCCGCGACGCAGTGTCTCTTGTCTGTTCTAGCGACTCGCGTCGTTCCGaattctcctcccctctctcaaTCCCTTCCTCACTTTTCACCGCCAGCTTCAGTGTTCATTCATTCTGTTTCTCCAACGGGTTGGCTCTTTGAAGTGGCTCGGTCTGTGGGTGGTCTGTACGGCTGGGCCTGTGGTTTCAAGGCTCCCCTAAAATTACTACCATAAGCCACTGCGACAGCATCAGCCAGCCAGGTAAGGTAAACGGCCAATGTTGACCATCCTGTGTTTTTTTCTGTCATTAGGTTATGCCCAGTGCAGCCGCAAGGGATGCGGCGATCTCCCGCTCGTTTATCTTTTTGTAGACTTTTCTTCTGCTATTGTTCTCCAGAAACCCCCCTGCTTTGAAGGAAGCGCATTGTGGTCACGGATCCTGCGGATAGAGACTTGAACACAGCACTGACATGTTGTCCAGCCTGAGCCCaaaccccagcaacagcagcaccgacagcagcatcatgtcGTCCAACCCACCAAGTGCCACAGAGCGCTCTGGCTCCTCGAGACCTCTTCGTTCCTTTCGTGTCGAGCGCTCACCCTCCCCGGAACCAACGTCTCGTCCAAAGAGAGCCAGTACCATCATGACGGGACCAACGCCTGGTGCGAAGTCCATGGTCCGTACTGCGTCTGGCACGCATGTGAGGCTGGGCAGCGAGACGGAAAGGCCAGACACCTTTGAGAGCCGGATTAGTGAGGAGAATGCCGATTCTGAACCACCGAGGGCCTCAGTTGACCTGGACGATCTGCCCATCGAGCTGGTCAGCTTGACCGACGGCTTCATTGACTCATTGTCGGCCAAGGTCCATTCCACTCCGCCAAATATTGACAGGCTGTCGCAAATGTTCCAGGACTTTTATGCTACTGCCTCAGCCCATATCAGGACCCATATCGACAGCCTGGCTACTCTGCAGAGGCGAGATGTGTCTCCGACGCCAGCCCTGTCGACCAGAGCATCTGCTGCCAGCTTGCTCCGGGCCAAGGCTGCTTCGCTGGGTaccaaggagaagacgaaGCCAGGAGTTGTCAGAAGGGAGTCAGAGATGTTGACACCAGAAGAGCTGGCGGAAAGGAAAAAGGCGCGGAGAGCGctggagcagaagaagggACTCTTGGAGGAAGCCGTGGAGAGGAGGTTATGTGAAGGAGTCTACAGCAAAATCTACCGCCATCGTACCACTCAAGACGAAGCACAGGATGCCAAACTTCGGTCAAAAACTGCTGCCCTCGCCGTGGTTGATATTGGGCCCGTGGATCTCGGTGTCGAGCTCGGCACACCGGAAAATAATCCAGAAGCGATCGCCAAGAAGACggccgaggtcaaggagtGGTTAGAGGGCGCAAGGAAAGAGCTCACGTTGATGAGCCAGGCGCGGTATCCCCTTCGGAAGATCAACCACCTAAAGGCCGCCTTCAAGAGCATCATTGATACCCTGGCACATTTCCacccctcgtcctcggccgATGAGCTCATGCCCATGCTCATCTACActctcatcaccctcccaccacaGAACCTTAACGCCATCAGTGACATCAACTTCATCCAGCGCTTCCGCTGGGAACAAAAGCTAACCGGCGAGGCCTCCTACTGCCTAACAACTCTCGAAGCGACAATCAGCTTCCTCGAAACCGTGGATCTATCCACCCTCCGCGCCGACGAAACCCCCGGCGGGCCTATGAAAGCCCCCGGCTCACCCCCTAAAGAAAACACCTTTCCCCCAGCCttctcacccacctcaccctctcccccgaccgccgccaccgccatcgcgGCGGCAGCCGCCTCCAGTCCAAACCCcaacacagcaacagcctcacTCTCCGCCAATTTGATCaggcccccctccccctccccctcctcagcagccgcAGCGGGCTTCCGCTCCACAGTCTCGCAACAGCTCCGCAACCGCCGCCTCTCAGACCTAGTAAACACCCCCGCCCAAGCCTTCAACGCCGCCTCCGACGCTGTCCTCTCAACAGTCAACACCGCCGACCAGTCCCTAAAAACAATAGGAAACTCCCTCGGTGACAGCTACAaattcctcctcggcaagctccGCGAACCTCTCTCCCAACCCGACGGCCAAGTCCTCGTGCCCAAAACCCTCGACGACGCAAGGAAACTGATCGGgacaccgccaccacccctcgACAGGGCtgactccccctcccctggCCCGGGTCCGGTGTCAGAAGACCGCCCCCCATTATTGTCTTTCATCTCAGGCACAGGCCGCAAAATATCTCGCGACCCTTCCGCGGATAGTACCCGCAGCGGGGGCTCACGACGCGCCCTAGACGAACCCAATTTACGCCCCCccgcatcaacaacaacaacaacaacagcagtaGCCACAGGAGGGGGCGGTAGTCCAGTTGTGACCAGCCCCCTAGACTCCATGAGACAATTAGGCAACTCGTTCAACCCCTTGGGTCGGATCTCGGCCGGCATCGGCGGCTTTCGCAACTTTGGCCGTTCAACGCCCACACCGTCATCACCTGCGCCACCCACGCCGACGAAGGATGCTGTTTCTACTCTCTCAACCCGTGGGTTGGGAGTCACGACCGGGGCTGCGGGGACAGAAGGGGGTGATTTGGCTACTGTGAGTCCAAGTCCAACCACAACTGGTGATATAACAAGGGCAAGCGGTGCTAACGACTGTGCGAAAAAGGCATTTCCCGATCTGGCAGGGTCACTCCCGCCAAAGAAAATCGAGGGGCCGATACAGAAGTTTGTGAACATGCAGAATGCCGCCGAAATGAAAGTGGGGGATGTGTTTGAGCTGCTCAAGGACTACAAGAGGTTGGCTGGGGCgatcaaggagatgggggggttCAAggagtgatgatgttgggtaCCTAAGTGTGTTGGAATAGATGAGGGTAAAAGGTTGGATGTATGTGGTGAGTGGCATCTTGCATTCGGAATGGATAAACAAATCTAGGATATGACAGGTAGAAAGTGTCAAGAGAGATGAAATCATCATTATCAGCAGTTTGAAGCACATAAAAATTGAAATCAGCAAAACTGTATAAGAGTACTCTTTATTTTTCTAATCCTACCCTActtcttccttcccctcccctttcctatcctttttgctttgcttgTGTGAGGTGTAAAAAAACCAAATTTGacctccatccatccatccagctTTCCACCCAATGCTTCCTTCCATCCCAGCCAaccattcattcattcaccTTTTCATCATTCACGATACACCACCCAGTAGCAGCAACTATCCACCCAGCCACACCAACCTGATATCAGATGCTACCTACCTAAATGCCACCAGCCAACAAAGATTAAATCAAAAAACCCGTATACAATAAAGAAACCCACCAAAAAGGCAAACCAAAAATCCAGGGGCAGGGTGGTGCACCAGTAACACTAACCCGCTTCCTTTGCTCAACCGCCCCCTTCCTCTATCAATAAACCCCATTCTTCCCACTAGCCACACTCTTCGCCGGACTCGTCCTTCCATTCGTCCTTTCCCCCAAAATCCCACTAACATtactcctcccactcccactacTAGCCGGCCTGCCCCCCTCATCAGcaatcaacctctccataaAAGCAATATAATCAAactgcctcttccccctGTCCTCCTTCACATCCGGCCCCTTGTGCTCAGGAATAatctccaccagcttctcAATCACCTCGTCCGGCACCAAGCTATGCCGCAGATCCATCTCCGTCACATACGGCTTCCCGTCCGCCACCTCCCTAAAGCTCTGAAACACCTGCTCCGCCGTGTTCTGATCCTCTGTCACATCAACCATAAACCGAATAAACTGCTCAAACGTCACCCTGTCCCGCCCGTTCGACGTCGCCAAAAAGTACTCGTGCATCTCATCCTCGGAAAACACCAAGCCCAGCGACGCCAACGCGGCCGAAAACTCAATTTCCGACAGGGAATTGCTGTCGTCTCGGTCAAAGTGCCTAAAGACAGACTCGAATTCCTCGAGCTGGATAGGCGTGAGGTTCGTCATGCTCCGTGCCACGACTTGGTTGTCCAAGAAGGCCAATTTTTTCGAAACTGACGATTTGACGAGCGAGAGCTCGTACACCAGCTCGTCGTACGTGTAAGTCGTAAAGTCGTTTTCTTCAATGTTCGCTTCCTGGCACTTGGCGTCTACTGCCGCGATGGTCACCAGGTAGGCGTCTAGAGGTGGTAAGTTATCCGACAGCTTTCTGACATGGTGCAGCTGGTCTTCTACATCGCCTTCCAGCCCTGATATGGCTAGTTGCATCGTGTTGAGGGCGAGCGCAAAATCGTTGGCCTTGTCGGCAAAGGACTTGCGGAGGGCGTTTTTGATGCTGTCTTTGTCAGTTTTGgaatccaaaaaaaaagaaaaagaaaaagaaaaaaaaaaaaaggatgaGGGCAAGATCTCACTCTCTAATGGTCTCATTGATCAATTGACCGCGCGCCATCTCAGACTTGGTCAGATTCGACCATTCCCTATCAAGCGTATCTAGACTCAAATGCGCCGGTGGATCATACGGCCGCAACCGATACGTCCCCAACTTGGTCTTGATGTTCCCCAACAGCGTCGCCAACTCGCTCTTCTCCGccacccactccctcttGACACCCCTCTTGTAAGACGCAAACTCACCCGCCTGCGCCTTGGCGTCAGCATAAGTCCCCTCAAACTTTGCAGTCTGCCAGCTCTCAATCTGGGCACGGATGGCCTTGAGAAGAGCAGCCATTCTCCTCTCATAAGCGCTCTGCATCTCCCAGGCACCCTGCATGTTGTTCACAAACTTCTCCACGCGCCGACCCGCGTTCTCAACCTTTTCCATCTGAGAAAAGGCGTGGAACCAGTAGGCAATATACGTCATGAGCGAGCGCTCGTCAGGCTTGGCCACATCGCACACATCCTCCACATCAAGCAGCTTGGGGATGCCAATCTCCTTATGAGCGATATCAAACGCCAGCTGCATGTTGCCCCGGTGATCCGATTTGTCGAGAGCGTCATAGTCGATCAGGTCGGGACGGTGGATATCAAGCAAGGCACAGAATGCCAGGCCATCATTCCAGCTCGCACTAAAATCCCGTACGTCGACCTCGTCGTAACAAGCTGTTTTACGTTGACACCACAGAAGTAGACCTTCTTTGGCCGTCATACCCTCCTCGTTAATGTCACTGATGGTGAAACGCAAAATAAGCGTCCATATCAGCCCCAGGATAATCTTTCTGTTTCCGTCCACGACATCTTCGGCGCCTATATTCGTCATTTGAATCCCTCGGGATTTGATAAagttgagggcgaggttggcgttCTCGAAGCGCTGCACACGCAGCTTTGGTTTGGCGGCATATCGGCCGAGTGATTCGCCCGAGAGACActcgaggaggtggatgagcaTTACCTGTTGGAAAAAACGGTCAGCATATATACTTCCGACGGCTTTTGCCAGAgaataataataaaaaaaacatacGCCATCACTCAAGTCTTGCACCAGATCCTTGACCTCGAGGTTCCGGACTTCCAACTTTGTGTTTAGCCATTTGGTAAAGGTCTTTTGCTGGACGGTGATCCAGCGCTGCTGCTCGGCGAAGGCCATCCTGGTCAGGCCCTGCTCGTGGGGAGGTTCGGTGGCGGCGAGAGcgtcggcggcgggggtgttcGAGGCCCGCTTGAAGCGGCCTTTCAACGAGTTTTCCCTCTTGCTGGCGAGGGCTAGGCTGGTTGAGCCTGAACGCTGCAGTCGGGCGGCATGCAGCTGTTTGGCGTCGCGGCGGCTGCGGGTGAGTGGTGgccgttggggttggggactGCCCGTGTGAACACCGAGACCACCaggtggggatgatggagatTTGGCGGTGGGGACGTCGTCAGTACAGTGGGTAGTGTGGCTAGTGCACGATGATGAAGCGGTGCTGGCGATGGATGCCCGTCTGtattcgtcgtcgtcggcgttgtTGTCGCAGATGTCAAAGGTGGTATCCGTGGAGTATTCGGATGagccgttggaggaggctaCCGAGGACACCGAGAGCGCGGAGGGGCGGTTGACaatggttgtggtggtggtggcgctgTGGCTGCCCGAGTGTTGCTGTAAACAATCGAGATCAGGGAAtcgctccagctccaaccccaaccccacgCTGTTGCCGGGCAGGCCTGGTGCCGGCTGTCTGCCAGCGGCACAACTGTCAAATCCTGCCATTTTTGGCCCGACAGAGCCCCTGATAACGATAAGAAAATAAGGTTGGTCCCAAGATCGGATGCACCACGCCGAGCCTGCTCAGGGGTATGTAGCACCTGGGTATCGaacacaaaaagaaaaaaatccAGGGGAGTCGAACAGCGCCGGGCTTCAAGAACAAGACAAGATGCAACATGTGTCTTGCAGTTGTCTCCTGGGGGATCTACAGCTTATATTTCTCTCTGTCCCTTCCGCCAACAGCCAACTCCATGGTATGTCCGGCACGGCATATGCTATCCTTCGCAAGCACTCTCTTACAGCTGAGAGGATGAAACACCACGGTCCAAGGTCTCCCgttccaacagcagcccgCCGGCCTTCTGTTGTCAATGCATCTTGTCAAGTATTTTGAAATGTCGCACCCTGGTGGGACTCCGGCCTCGTGCCGATCGTAGAGCGAGATCGTAGATCCGGCTGTTTGTTCCTaggtggggaggaagacgatCCCAAGTTACAGTTGCCACCAAGAACCCTGACTGCTGGGCAGCGACACACATCGATACCACTCTACTGGTGAAAATCGACTGCCAGTCATTCATGCTGGTGGCATCCTGGCTGGAAAGAGACGAAAATATCACCGACATCTGTGCCCTCAATAGATCCTTTTATGAAGTCGATGTTCATTTTGTGTTTGGCAAAGTCCTGGTCAGCGATAGACGGCCCATTGTCGCATGAATATTGGGTCCTTCAAGCGAGCAGAATCCGACGGCATCTGCTTCATGTGTAGCCGATGAATACTGTGATGTATTTAGCCATCAGGCTTTCGGGTCGCCACAGGAACTGCTCAGTCTCCAAGCAGAGAAAGCTTGACCTCGGCCACCCAGGTTGCAGACATCGAAGTCGGCACTGAGGAGCAATAAGCCAGCAAGTGTTGACAACATAATTAAACCCCAATTTTGACATGTTctcaaggccttgaaagtTGGCTATGACAAAAATAGACATGAAGGTCAAAAGCCCTTGAATTTCAGGTTGCAATCCTGTTCTGAAAAGAAAATTGTGTAGAAGTCCACTACTTTTGTTCACGAGGTGCCCCATTTCACCCAATGTTGGAGCCGAACAGCCATGCTCTGACAGTCATCTGCTGTGTCACGATGAGATGCAGATTGCGCCATCTAAGGAATTGATGGCTGTCTCAAGCCCAGACTGCCTTGGTGAGTATGAAGGTTTCCAAAATCATGTTGACAGACCATGTGATACGAGGCTTGAGATTTGAACATGACTGCCATCTATATAGTAATAATGCATCGCAATCCTTTTCTCCATGACGAGCTGGCAACTGGAGGCTGTTCCTGAATGTCCCTGGCATTGCACCCCTTGACCAGGAGATCCACTGATCTGGACACGCCGTTGAACCCCATCTGTGGGGGAACCAGATCTGTTGACAGCCAGCCAATAGGGGGGCTTGAATGCTCTTCACCCCTGCACTTCACTTGCCCTGGCCCGAGCTTGGCAGGGCTCACCGCCCGACCTGCCGGATGCCAGCCCCACTATTCTGCCAGGAAACTCCCCCACTAATCGGCTTGGCTTATCTT includes:
- the ATG15 gene encoding putative lipase atg15 (EggNog:ENOG503NWX1; COG:G), which encodes MMWWRRKEAGAQCTSNGRVTAQLLLSFLALSGTTIATAPRNHQGDAQQVLPIPIDISPIPGLSPEAPQPAEHTFTLRHVFHHGTHKHPGLHRKQDVDATKANIFLAAEDGYGRERIGPLRAQSDAVTIQRLVDRRPAVVDPLVAQSRQQGFVSVLAPSAWTMDEVPGPNITDKQTVLTMAYMAADAYVEHEGEADWEEVGRPFNRSADFGWQGDGLRGHIFADQTNSTVVIGLKGTSLAVFDGDGTTTNDKENDNLFFSCCCAQQGPWTWRQVCSCATSTYTCNTTCVTQALREENRYYQAGRELYANVTELYPNANIWLTGHSLGGAVSSFLGLTYGVPTVTFQAVPEALPASRLGLPVPPGADPEAPQARRYTGAFHFGHTADPIYIGTCNGATASCSYGGYALETACHTGMECVYDTVADKGWRVGIGTHKIRSVIHDVILKYDEAAKCKFTPECRDCGNWKMYESNGTETTTTSTSATSTEKTRTRTETCKTPGWWGCLDETTTTTTGTITTTTVTTTATTTTCLTPGWFGCKDKTTLTTTITSTTPTPTPTPTTSCATPGRFWGCYDDITTIGTSSTTTTEQSTITPPPTMPSTTPAPTVTETAGCRSRAWYGMCKEYEGEPSVKNDEM
- a CDS encoding hypothetical protein (COG:U; EggNog:ENOG503NXP1) — encoded protein: MLSSLSPNPSNSSTDSSIMSSNPPSATERSGSSRPLRSFRVERSPSPEPTSRPKRASTIMTGPTPGAKSMVRTASGTHVRLGSETERPDTFESRISEENADSEPPRASVDLDDLPIELVSLTDGFIDSLSAKVHSTPPNIDRLSQMFQDFYATASAHIRTHIDSLATLQRRDVSPTPALSTRASAASLLRAKAASLGTKEKTKPGVVRRESEMLTPEELAERKKARRALEQKKGLLEEAVERRLCEGVYSKIYRHRTTQDEAQDAKLRSKTAALAVVDIGPVDLGVELGTPENNPEAIAKKTAEVKEWLEGARKELTLMSQARYPLRKINHLKAAFKSIIDTLAHFHPSSSADELMPMLIYTLITLPPQNLNAISDINFIQRFRWEQKLTGEASYCLTTLEATISFLETVDLSTLRADETPGGPMKAPGSPPKENTFPPAFSPTSPSPPTAATAIAAAAASSPNPNTATASLSANLIRPPSPSPSSAAAAGFRSTVSQQLRNRRLSDLVNTPAQAFNAASDAVLSTVNTADQSLKTIGNSLGDSYKFLLGKLREPLSQPDGQVLVPKTLDDARKLIGTPPPPLDRADSPSPGPGPVSEDRPPLLSFISGTGRKISRDPSADSTRSGGSRRALDEPNLRPPASTTTTTTAVATGGGGSPVVTSPLDSMRQLGNSFNPLGRISAGIGGFRNFGRSTPTPSSPAPPTPTKDAVSTLSTRGLGVTTGAAGTEGGDLATAFPDLAGSLPPKKIEGPIQKFVNMQNAAEMKVGDVFELLKDYKRLAGAIKEMGGFKE
- the ain1 gene encoding alpha-actinin (COG:Z; EggNog:ENOG503NVZA), whose translation is MAGFDSCAAGRQPAPGLPGNSVGLGLELERFPDLDCLQQHSGSHSATTTTTIVNRPSALSVSSVASSNGSSEYSTDTTFDICDNNADDDEYRRASIASTASSSCTSHTTHCTDDVPTAKSPSSPPGGLGVHTGSPQPQRPPLTRSRRDAKQLHAARLQRSGSTSLALASKRENSLKGRFKRASNTPAADALAATEPPHEQGLTRMAFAEQQRWITVQQKTFTKWLNTKLEVRNLEVKDLVQDLSDGVMLIHLLECLSGESLGRYAAKPKLRVQRFENANLALNFIKSRGIQMTNIGAEDVVDGNRKIILGLIWTLILRFTISDINEEGMTAKEGLLLWCQRKTACYDEVDVRDFSASWNDGLAFCALLDIHRPDLIDYDALDKSDHRGNMQLAFDIAHKEIGIPKLLDVEDVCDVAKPDERSLMTYIAYWFHAFSQMEKVENAGRRVEKFVNNMQGAWEMQSAYERRMAALLKAIRAQIESWQTAKFEGTYADAKAQAGEFASYKRGVKREWVAEKSELATLLGNIKTKLGTYRLRPYDPPAHLSLDTLDREWSNLTKSEMARGQLINETIRDIKNALRKSFADKANDFALALNTMQLAISGLEGDVEDQLHHVRKLSDNLPPLDAYLVTIAAVDAKCQEANIEENDFTTYTYDELVYELSLVKSSVSKKLAFLDNQVVARSMTNLTPIQLEEFESVFRHFDRDDSNSLSEIEFSAALASLGLVFSEDEMHEYFLATSNGRDRVTFEQFIRFMVDVTEDQNTAEQVFQSFREVADGKPYVTEMDLRHSLVPDEVIEKLVEIIPEHKGPDVKEDRGKRQFDYIAFMERLIADEGGRPASSGSGRSNVSGILGERTNGRTSPAKSVASGKNGVY